One Candidatus Sulfurimonas baltica DNA segment encodes these proteins:
- the folP gene encoding dihydropteroate synthase: MQVNKLSNSIDAKKYLNNLGVDSGGVNILSSKMSHHIIYIKELHVGGANILKQDALSIGADLAVPRGTVIAKTPHVDCILIATTAQLKTLSKKELAQPFGLKELASKLQDILKVVKPLHVDVMGVINANDDSFFSGSRFNGSDAINKIEQMIEDGAQIIDIGGVSSAPNSLHVESDEELRRVKPIIDVIKKEKLYEKVKFSIDSYEPKVISYALDGGFKIVNDITGLENDEVCKLCASYNATAVIMHMQGSPQTMQKNPQYEDILSDVYLFLENRIKKVESFGVNDIIVDIGIGFGKTLEDNLILIKHLEHFLTLNKPILVGASRKSMIDKISSSLPNDRLAGSLALHLEAVKNGASMLRVHDVKEHIQAIKVQRAIDSI, encoded by the coding sequence ATGCAGGTTAATAAACTATCAAACTCTATTGATGCTAAAAAGTATTTAAACAATCTTGGAGTAGACAGCGGCGGAGTGAACATACTCTCTTCAAAGATGTCACATCATATTATCTATATAAAAGAGCTACATGTAGGCGGTGCAAATATACTAAAACAAGATGCTCTCAGCATAGGAGCTGACTTGGCCGTGCCTCGTGGGACAGTCATCGCTAAAACTCCACATGTAGATTGTATTCTCATCGCTACAACTGCTCAGTTGAAAACTCTTAGTAAAAAAGAGTTGGCTCAGCCCTTTGGACTAAAAGAACTGGCTAGTAAACTGCAAGATATATTAAAAGTTGTAAAGCCTTTACATGTAGATGTTATGGGTGTAATAAATGCTAACGACGATAGCTTTTTTTCTGGTTCTAGATTTAATGGAAGTGATGCAATAAATAAAATAGAGCAGATGATAGAAGATGGCGCGCAAATTATAGATATCGGCGGGGTTTCATCTGCTCCAAACTCTTTACATGTAGAGAGTGACGAAGAGCTAAGAAGAGTAAAACCAATAATTGATGTGATTAAAAAAGAGAAACTTTATGAAAAAGTAAAGTTTAGCATCGACAGCTATGAGCCAAAGGTAATCTCCTATGCCCTTGATGGCGGTTTTAAAATAGTTAATGATATTACAGGTTTAGAAAATGATGAGGTCTGTAAACTTTGCGCATCCTACAATGCTACTGCCGTTATAATGCATATGCAGGGTTCTCCTCAAACAATGCAGAAGAATCCTCAATATGAAGATATTTTAAGTGACGTTTACTTATTCTTGGAAAATAGAATTAAAAAAGTTGAATCTTTTGGAGTAAACGATATTATTGTCGATATAGGGATTGGATTTGGTAAAACTCTAGAAGACAATCTTATATTGATTAAGCATTTAGAACACTTTTTAACTCTAAACAAACCTATATTAGTAGGTGCTTCAAGAAAGTCAATGATAGATAAAATTTCATCCTCTTTACCGAATGATAGGCTTGCTGGAAGCTTGGCTTTGCATTTAGAAGCGGTTAAAAATGGGGCTTCTATGCTCCGTGTTCATGATGTAAAAGAGCACATACAAGCTATAAAAGTTCAACGAGCAATAGATAGTATTTAA
- a CDS encoding DNA polymerase III subunit delta', which yields MLIHESKKGYILISTEIQAEFERLSQELKPNRVVGFIEDDFKIEHAKAVVAEAYISEAQTKYIIIGSSSFTNVAQNSLLKVLEEPPKNIEFIIISPTKSNLLPTVRSRLPIVKGKIIHSVQNIELNLAKIDYAEVFAFLKANARITKSDAKTLVEALYYRATVVDMLILSISQLDNFDRAYRLLELNSRPQSVLALILMSFVGDKNAG from the coding sequence ATGTTAATTCATGAATCTAAAAAAGGGTACATATTAATCTCTACAGAGATACAAGCAGAGTTTGAAAGGCTATCTCAAGAACTTAAGCCAAACCGTGTTGTAGGTTTTATAGAAGATGACTTTAAGATAGAACATGCAAAAGCTGTTGTGGCCGAAGCTTATATAAGTGAAGCTCAAACTAAATATATTATTATAGGCTCATCAAGTTTCACTAACGTTGCACAAAATTCACTTCTAAAGGTTTTAGAAGAACCTCCAAAAAATATAGAGTTTATAATTATCTCCCCTACAAAATCAAATCTGCTTCCAACAGTTCGCTCAAGATTACCTATTGTAAAAGGTAAAATAATTCACAGCGTGCAAAATATAGAACTAAATCTTGCAAAGATTGACTATGCAGAAGTTTTTGCGTTTTTAAAAGCCAATGCCAGAATAACAAAATCAGATGCTAAAACTCTAGTTGAAGCACTTTACTATCGTGCTACTGTCGTAGATATGTTGATACTCTCAATCTCTCAACTAGATAATTTTGATAGAGCATATAGGCTTTTAGAGCTAAACTCAAGACCACAAAGTGTGCTAGCTCTTATACTGATGAGTTTTGTAGGAGATAAAAATGCAGGTTAA
- a CDS encoding HobA family DNA replication regulator, with translation MQDFAQWSLDTIREEGSSFSWLEEQRFDWATTTSQALEQILNGKTIILITDRNRKWLETYILCLINGERQERPLIPIISIDSMYKHYNGVSGSEMINVVEDMISLSHKQDYFFWYIGKGDDKRADIAKRKDNSYFWIFDEDYLNAFNLRSYDKSLDIKLLQLYRLFDASLNSAMFGEVDVNS, from the coding sequence ATGCAAGATTTTGCACAGTGGAGCTTAGATACCATTAGGGAAGAAGGTAGTAGTTTTAGTTGGTTGGAAGAGCAGAGATTTGACTGGGCAACGACAACTTCGCAAGCCTTGGAACAAATATTAAACGGCAAAACAATTATTTTAATAACCGATAGAAATAGAAAATGGTTAGAGACCTATATACTTTGTTTGATTAATGGAGAAAGACAGGAGCGCCCGCTTATCCCTATTATCAGTATTGACAGCATGTACAAACACTACAATGGCGTAAGCGGTAGTGAGATGATAAATGTTGTCGAAGATATGATTTCACTTTCACATAAGCAGGACTATTTTTTTTGGTACATTGGCAAAGGTGATGATAAAAGAGCAGATATAGCCAAAAGAAAAGACAACAGCTATTTTTGGATTTTTGATGAAGATTACCTAAATGCTTTTAATCTAAGGTCATATGACAAGTCTCTTGATATTAAGCTATTGCAGCTTTACCGTCTTTTTGATGCATCTCTAAATTCAGCGATGTTTGGAGAGGTAGATGTTAATTCATGA
- a CDS encoding aspartate kinase → MLIVQKFGGTSVGDLSRIQNVANRVAETKKAGHDVVVVVSAMSGETNKLVGYAEHFSSNPSRAEMDMLLSSGERVTASLLSIALNEMGFASVAMSGRKAGIVTDSIHTKARIEEINPDAMNSAIKEGKIIVVAGFQGVNENGDVTTLGRGGSDLSAVAIAGAIKADLCEIYTDVSGIYTTDPRIEPKAKKLDIISYDEMLELASLGAKVLQNRSVELAKKLNVNLVTRTSFSNEEGTLITKEENIMEKPLVSGIALDKDQARISLMGVADRPGIASEIFNKLAKAEVNIDMIIQNKGHDDTTNIDFTVPKGDLHDAKTVVHAFIKSGEIKDDSYNEKICKVSVVGVGMKSHAGVAAKAFSAMAAENININMISTSEIKVSMIIDEKYAELAVRSLHNAYELDK, encoded by the coding sequence ATGCTGATAGTGCAAAAATTTGGTGGAACGAGTGTGGGTGATTTGAGTCGCATACAAAATGTAGCTAATCGTGTAGCTGAGACTAAAAAAGCTGGACATGACGTGGTTGTAGTTGTTTCTGCTATGAGTGGCGAGACAAATAAGCTGGTGGGGTATGCTGAGCATTTTTCATCCAATCCATCAAGAGCTGAGATGGATATGTTGCTAAGTTCAGGGGAGAGAGTGACAGCTTCACTCCTCTCTATTGCGCTCAATGAGATGGGGTTCGCATCAGTTGCGATGAGTGGAAGAAAAGCTGGGATTGTGACAGATAGTATTCACACCAAAGCTCGAATAGAAGAGATAAACCCAGATGCTATGAATAGTGCTATCAAAGAGGGTAAAATTATTGTAGTTGCTGGTTTTCAGGGTGTAAACGAAAATGGTGATGTAACAACTCTCGGTCGCGGGGGAAGCGATTTGAGTGCAGTTGCAATTGCTGGAGCTATTAAAGCAGATTTATGCGAGATATACACAGATGTTAGTGGCATTTACACAACGGACCCTCGCATAGAACCAAAAGCAAAAAAACTTGACATAATCTCATATGATGAGATGTTGGAGTTAGCAAGTTTAGGTGCGAAAGTGCTTCAGAATCGATCAGTAGAATTAGCAAAAAAATTAAATGTAAATTTAGTAACAAGAACAAGCTTCTCAAACGAAGAGGGGACATTAATAACTAAGGAAGAAAATATTATGGAAAAACCTTTAGTAAGCGGAATCGCACTAGATAAAGACCAGGCTCGTATCTCTTTAATGGGCGTGGCAGACAGACCTGGAATCGCTTCAGAAATATTTAATAAATTGGCTAAGGCAGAAGTGAACATAGATATGATCATTCAAAATAAAGGACATGACGATACAACGAACATAGACTTTACAGTACCAAAAGGTGATTTGCATGATGCAAAAACTGTTGTGCATGCATTTATTAAAAGTGGTGAGATTAAAGATGACTCTTACAACGAAAAGATTTGTAAGGTTTCTGTGGTTGGTGTCGGAATGAAGTCACATGCAGGCGTAGCAGCTAAAGCATTTTCGGCTATGGCAGCAGAAAATATAAATATAAATATGATTTCAACATCAGAGATAAAAGTCTCTATGATTATAGATGAAAAGTATGCAGAACTTGCTGTTAGAAGTCTTCACAACGCGTACGAGTTAGATAAATAA
- a CDS encoding RNA pyrophosphohydrolase encodes MSKKDLYRPNVAMIIVSNNYPQKKEIFLAQRNDLRDVWQFPQGGIDEGEEVQEALFRELEEEIGTNKVKIVSEYPEWISYDFPPRIAENMKPYVGQKQRYFLVKLKKSAIIDINTSHPEFSDYKFVDIDEVLELSASFKQNVYEVVIKFFKNEGFL; translated from the coding sequence ATGAGTAAAAAAGATTTATATCGTCCAAATGTTGCAATGATAATTGTTTCAAATAATTATCCTCAAAAAAAAGAGATCTTTTTGGCACAGAGAAATGACTTACGCGATGTTTGGCAGTTTCCTCAAGGTGGGATTGATGAGGGGGAAGAGGTTCAAGAGGCTCTTTTCCGTGAACTTGAGGAGGAGATTGGAACTAATAAAGTTAAGATAGTTTCGGAGTACCCGGAGTGGATTTCCTATGATTTTCCTCCAAGAATTGCTGAAAATATGAAGCCTTATGTTGGGCAAAAACAGAGATATTTTTTAGTTAAATTAAAAAAAAGCGCAATAATCGATATAAATACTTCTCATCCGGAATTTAGTGACTATAAGTTTGTAGATATAGATGAGGTTTTAGAGTTGAGTGCTAGTTTTAAGCAGAATGTGTATGAAGTTGTAATAAAATTTTTTAAAAATGAGGGGTTTTTGTAG
- a CDS encoding PAS domain-containing protein: MQEYVLKSNDFLVSQTDAKGNILFANDDFCKVAGYTLEELIGKPHNIVRHPDMPKAAFKSLWETVKNGKVWTGYVKNRTKDGGFYWVYATVFSSIDPQTKQQTYLSCRRKPSKNEIEEIEKHYKTLK; this comes from the coding sequence ATGCAGGAATATGTATTAAAATCAAATGATTTTTTAGTATCGCAGACAGATGCGAAGGGGAATATACTTTTTGCCAATGATGATTTTTGCAAAGTTGCAGGGTATACGCTAGAGGAGCTGATCGGCAAGCCGCACAACATTGTAAGACATCCGGATATGCCAAAGGCTGCTTTCAAGTCCTTATGGGAAACAGTAAAAAATGGTAAAGTGTGGACTGGTTATGTAAAAAACAGAACCAAAGATGGTGGATTTTACTGGGTATATGCAACAGTATTTTCCTCTATCGACCCGCAAACAAAGCAACAAACATATCTCTCTTGCAGAAGAAAGCCTTCAAAAAACGAGATAGAAGAAATTGAAAAACACTATAAAACTTTAAAATAG